One stretch of Armigeres subalbatus isolate Guangzhou_Male chromosome 2, GZ_Asu_2, whole genome shotgun sequence DNA includes these proteins:
- the LOC134217853 gene encoding ubiquitin carboxyl-terminal hydrolase 36 isoform X3: protein MDSLSKSFARLTCNDTASNGNNSSSAATGKDQLPAPKRVLYPRENVQIGWKATGHKWNTGAGFTNVGNTCYLNSTLQALFHVPAIANWLISDSAHRERCDDNVNGQGCIICAMAKTLLASQSNQGSVKPYMVVSKLRLVCKHLIPGRQEDAHEFLRYLVEAMEKCYLARFKNSKELDQYSKETTPLNQILGGYLRSEVKCLSCQHVSTTFQHFEDLLLDIRKVNSIEEALTTYFARERLEEMQYKCEACKKKVAATKQFSLERAPFALCIQLKRFSMMGGKINKHVELKTRLDLTPYSSKSAVSSGKLTYKLVSMVTHLGSTQHCGHYTAIGGTETGTYYVFDDSLVRPITLQNVTSTNAYIIFYELESVQNGIKSNASSTATSASFANTYGSSSGKYGSNFEGGSNTGGASSHTSPLRVHGPGSNAGHNPLIPSKLENRSNFIGPMLPQQTQEKTKKLANGMSHLYVKDEGEAVVTSSRASPISSTTSSLSSPSPVKQSCPNGPSSSPSKFVRNSTTSNMKSKYGSSSNSNGFANPVSNYSNGSLKSSSSSAASSSTTSYSLPSMPKLCNSSAAAKNFSGESGESSSTAKGAGFPGHSKNSNGNVPNGHHNGNKSVSLVPYDADDDDDDDEEENQENQKRFVGSKKRNGRNHSAEDDDDDDSDEDVERIQSHVLLGPSSNNNRLQRPSDPVEEEYSPKSPPVIKTKAGLWKVSDNRHQTSSSSSANSSKNTSPATSGNSSPANYGHMNGNSGGPLASGYQPNNRQYNGFNGYNGNSNNSRNGNGNDVVNQLHQYSHQGYGAPVRSWNGQQTNMNRELSNERREERKRQFEDDCDTEMDRGRTKKVKTHFYHQQQRQQQQSQNPFQMHQMMNGGNGANNNVNRKWNNNNQFGGKFFQNRGGNYYQNGNHPRNHNGFRNGRHGRNGFYNKSHHHHQRDKF from the exons ATGGATTCACTTTCCAAATCATTCGCTCGTCTAACATGCAACGACACAGCTTCAA ATGGCAACAACTCGTCGTCGGCGGCAACCGGGAAGGATCAGCTCCCAGCCCCGAAGAGGGTACTATACCCGCGAGAGAACGTACAGATCGGCTGGAAAGCCACCGGGCACAAGTGGAATACCGGCGCCGGGTTCACCAACGTCGGCAACACTTGCTATCTCAACTCGACGCTGCAGGCGCTGTTCCACGTGCCGGCCATCGCCAACTGGCTCATATCGGACAGTGCCCATCGCGAACGATGCGATGACAACGTGAACG GTCAAGGCTGCATAATCTGTGCCATGGCCAAAACTTTGCTGGCCTCTCAGAGCAACCAAGGCTCCGTCAAACCATACATGGTGGTCTCCAAGCTTCGGTTGGTATGCAAGCATCTTATTCCAGGACGACAGGAAGATGCGCACGAGTTCCTGCGCTACCTGGTGGAAGCCATGGAGAAGTGCTACCTGGCGCGATTTAAGAACAGCAAAGAATTGGACCAGTACAGCAAGGAAACCACACCTCTTAATCAGATCTTGGGCGGATACCTCCGGTCGGAGGTCAAATGCTTGTCCTGTCAACATGTTTCCACAACGTTCCAACATTTCGAGGATCTGCTACTGGATATCAGGAAAGTAAACTCCATCGAGGAGGCTCTCACAACATACTTCGCCAGGGAACGGCTCGAGGAAATGCAATACAAGTGTGAAGCTTGTAAGAAAAAGGTGGCCGCTACAAAACAGTTCTCGTTAGAACGCGCACCCTTTGCATTGTGCATTCAACTTAAGAGGTTTTCTATGATGGGAGGAAAGATCAACAAGCATGTAGAGTTAAAAACTCGTTTGGATTTGACACCTTACTCGTCCAAATCAGCTGTCTCAAGTGGTAAACTAACGTACAAGTTAGTTTCGATGGTGACACACTTGGGCAGCACACAGCACTGTGGACATTACACAGCAATTGGAGGCACTGAGACCGGAACATATTACGTGTTCGATGACAGCTTAGTTAGACCGATTACACTCCAAAACGTCACCAGCACCAATGCGTACATAATTTTCTATGAGCTAGAAAGTGTTCAAAACGGGATTAAGTCTAACGCCAGTAGCACTGCCACGTCGGCATCTTTTGCCAACACatacgggagttcctccgggaagtatGGGAGTAATTTCGAAGGTGGATCCAATACCGGTGGAGCCTCTTCGCACACGTCACCCCTCCGAGTTCATGGGCCTGGCAGCAACGCTGGCCACAACCCTCTTATCCCGAGCAAGCTGGAAAACAGGTCAAACTTTATTGGCCCAATGTTGCCGCAGCAGACGCAAGAGAAAACCAAAAAGTTGGCTAACGGGATGAGTCACCTGTACGTCAAAGACGAAGGTGAAGCCGTTGTTACATCGTCCAGGGCGTCTCCAATCTCATCGACCACGTCGTCGCTATCCAGTCCTTCACCGGTCAAACAGTCCTGTCCGAATGGACCATCATCCAGTCCTAGTAAATTTGTGAGAAACTCCACAACGTCGAATATGAAAAGCAAATATGGCTCAAGTTCCAACTCCAACGGCTTTGCAAATCCGGTCAGCAATTACAGCAACGGTAGCTTAAAGTCTTCATCATCCTCTGCCGCATCTTCTTCTACTACTTCCTATTCACTACCATCAATGCCTAAACTTTGCAATAGTTCCGCAGCAGCGAAGAACTTCTCTGGGGAAAGTGGTGAGTCTTCATCGACCGCAAAGGGTGCTGGATTCCCTGGGCACTCGAAGAACAGCAATGGTAACGTCCCGAACGGGCATCACAACGGCAACAAATCGGTCAGTCTAGTTCCATACGATgccgatgatgacgacgacgatgacgaggaAGAGAATCAGGAGAACCAGAAGAGATTTGTTGGAAGCAAGAAACGCAATGGCCGCAACCACTCAGCGgaagatgacgatgatgatgatagtGATGAGGATGTGGAACG gaTACAATCGCATGTCCTGCTTGGCcccagcagcaacaacaacagacTGCAGCGACCATCGGATCCTGTCGAAGAGGAGTACTCACCCAAGTCACCACCCGTAATAAAAACCAAAGCCGGCCTCTGGAAAGTGAGCGACAACCGCCATCAGACCAGCAGTAGCAGTAGTGCAAACAGCAGCAaaaacacgtcgccagccacctctggaaattcctctccGGCCAACTATGGACACATGAACGGTAATAGCGGAGGCCCTCTGGCGTCCGGTTATCAGCCGAACAACCGACAGTACAATGGCTTCAACGGCTACAACGGTAATAGTAACAACAGCCGAAATGGCAACGGAAACGACGTCGTCAATCAGCTCCATCAATACTCCCATCAAGGATACGGAGCGCCGGTTCGAAGCTGGAACGGCCAACAGACTAATATGAACCGTGAACTGTCAAATGAACGGCGGGAGGAAAGGAAGCGGCAGTTTGAAGATGATTGCGACACCGAAATGGATCGAGGTCGGACCAAGAAGGTCAAAACGCATTTTTACCATCAACAGCAacgacagcagcagcagagtcaaAACCCGTTCCAGATGCATCAAATGATGAACGGTGGAAACGGTGCCAACAACAATGTCAACCGAAAATGGAATAACAACAACCAAttcggagggaaattctttcagaatcgGGGAGGAAACTACTACCAAAACGGGAATCATCCCCGGAACCACAACGGGTTTCGTAATGGGCGTCACGGACGCAATGGATTTTATAATAAGTCTCATCACCATCATCAGCGCGACAAATTTTAA
- the LOC134217853 gene encoding ubiquitin carboxyl-terminal hydrolase 36 isoform X2 gives MISNSRTATRRPSRARTRKVVAQKQRFQRGNPFVLTVPPTVMLVVRLVKRRFLLLYRFILRFVLLVGSLFGGISSVGRIVDLAEGRTISNLYESACEPVIDADDMNDGNNSSSAATGKDQLPAPKRVLYPRENVQIGWKATGHKWNTGAGFTNVGNTCYLNSTLQALFHVPAIANWLISDSAHRERCDDNVNGQGCIICAMAKTLLASQSNQGSVKPYMVVSKLRLVCKHLIPGRQEDAHEFLRYLVEAMEKCYLARFKNSKELDQYSKETTPLNQILGGYLRSEVKCLSCQHVSTTFQHFEDLLLDIRKVNSIEEALTTYFARERLEEMQYKCEACKKKVAATKQFSLERAPFALCIQLKRFSMMGGKINKHVELKTRLDLTPYSSKSAVSSGKLTYKLVSMVTHLGSTQHCGHYTAIGGTETGTYYVFDDSLVRPITLQNVTSTNAYIIFYELESVQNGIKSNASSTATSASFANTYGSSSGKYGSNFEGGSNTGGASSHTSPLRVHGPGSNAGHNPLIPSKLENRSNFIGPMLPQQTQEKTKKLANGMSHLYVKDEGEAVVTSSRASPISSTTSSLSSPSPVKQSCPNGPSSSPSKFVRNSTTSNMKSKYGSSSNSNGFANPVSNYSNGSLKSSSSSAASSSTTSYSLPSMPKLCNSSAAAKNFSGESGESSSTAKGAGFPGHSKNSNGNVPNGHHNGNKSVSLVPYDADDDDDDDEEENQENQKRFVGSKKRNGRNHSAEDDDDDDSDEDVERIQSHVLLGPSSNNNRLQRPSDPVEEEYSPKSPPVIKTKAGLWKVSDNRHQTSSSSSANSSKNTSPATSGNSSPANYGHMNGNSGGPLASGYQPNNRQYNGFNGYNGNSNNSRNGNGNDVVNQLHQYSHQGYGAPVRSWNGQQTNMNRELSNERREERKRQFEDDCDTEMDRGRTKKVKTHFYHQQQRQQQQSQNPFQMHQMMNGGNGANNNVNRKWNNNNQFGGKFFQNRGGNYYQNGNHPRNHNGFRNGRHGRNGFYNKSHHHHQRDKF, from the exons ATGATTTCCAACTCGAGAACCGCTACCCGGCGGCCATCAAGGGCTCGAACTCGGAAAGTGGTCGCCCAGAAACAACGATTTCAGCGGGGCAACCCCTTCGTGCTGACCGTTCCGCCGACAGTCATGTTGGTGGTGCGGCTCGTTAAGCGGAGGTTCCTGTTGCTGTATCGGTTCATATTGCGGTTTGTTTTGCTCGTTGGGAGCCTTTTCGGGGGAATCAGTTCGGTTGGAAGAATTGTTGATTTGGCGGAGGGTAGGACGATTAGTAACTTATACGAATCAGCATGCGAGCCAGTGATAGATGCCGATGATATGAATG ATGGCAACAACTCGTCGTCGGCGGCAACCGGGAAGGATCAGCTCCCAGCCCCGAAGAGGGTACTATACCCGCGAGAGAACGTACAGATCGGCTGGAAAGCCACCGGGCACAAGTGGAATACCGGCGCCGGGTTCACCAACGTCGGCAACACTTGCTATCTCAACTCGACGCTGCAGGCGCTGTTCCACGTGCCGGCCATCGCCAACTGGCTCATATCGGACAGTGCCCATCGCGAACGATGCGATGACAACGTGAACG GTCAAGGCTGCATAATCTGTGCCATGGCCAAAACTTTGCTGGCCTCTCAGAGCAACCAAGGCTCCGTCAAACCATACATGGTGGTCTCCAAGCTTCGGTTGGTATGCAAGCATCTTATTCCAGGACGACAGGAAGATGCGCACGAGTTCCTGCGCTACCTGGTGGAAGCCATGGAGAAGTGCTACCTGGCGCGATTTAAGAACAGCAAAGAATTGGACCAGTACAGCAAGGAAACCACACCTCTTAATCAGATCTTGGGCGGATACCTCCGGTCGGAGGTCAAATGCTTGTCCTGTCAACATGTTTCCACAACGTTCCAACATTTCGAGGATCTGCTACTGGATATCAGGAAAGTAAACTCCATCGAGGAGGCTCTCACAACATACTTCGCCAGGGAACGGCTCGAGGAAATGCAATACAAGTGTGAAGCTTGTAAGAAAAAGGTGGCCGCTACAAAACAGTTCTCGTTAGAACGCGCACCCTTTGCATTGTGCATTCAACTTAAGAGGTTTTCTATGATGGGAGGAAAGATCAACAAGCATGTAGAGTTAAAAACTCGTTTGGATTTGACACCTTACTCGTCCAAATCAGCTGTCTCAAGTGGTAAACTAACGTACAAGTTAGTTTCGATGGTGACACACTTGGGCAGCACACAGCACTGTGGACATTACACAGCAATTGGAGGCACTGAGACCGGAACATATTACGTGTTCGATGACAGCTTAGTTAGACCGATTACACTCCAAAACGTCACCAGCACCAATGCGTACATAATTTTCTATGAGCTAGAAAGTGTTCAAAACGGGATTAAGTCTAACGCCAGTAGCACTGCCACGTCGGCATCTTTTGCCAACACatacgggagttcctccgggaagtatGGGAGTAATTTCGAAGGTGGATCCAATACCGGTGGAGCCTCTTCGCACACGTCACCCCTCCGAGTTCATGGGCCTGGCAGCAACGCTGGCCACAACCCTCTTATCCCGAGCAAGCTGGAAAACAGGTCAAACTTTATTGGCCCAATGTTGCCGCAGCAGACGCAAGAGAAAACCAAAAAGTTGGCTAACGGGATGAGTCACCTGTACGTCAAAGACGAAGGTGAAGCCGTTGTTACATCGTCCAGGGCGTCTCCAATCTCATCGACCACGTCGTCGCTATCCAGTCCTTCACCGGTCAAACAGTCCTGTCCGAATGGACCATCATCCAGTCCTAGTAAATTTGTGAGAAACTCCACAACGTCGAATATGAAAAGCAAATATGGCTCAAGTTCCAACTCCAACGGCTTTGCAAATCCGGTCAGCAATTACAGCAACGGTAGCTTAAAGTCTTCATCATCCTCTGCCGCATCTTCTTCTACTACTTCCTATTCACTACCATCAATGCCTAAACTTTGCAATAGTTCCGCAGCAGCGAAGAACTTCTCTGGGGAAAGTGGTGAGTCTTCATCGACCGCAAAGGGTGCTGGATTCCCTGGGCACTCGAAGAACAGCAATGGTAACGTCCCGAACGGGCATCACAACGGCAACAAATCGGTCAGTCTAGTTCCATACGATgccgatgatgacgacgacgatgacgaggaAGAGAATCAGGAGAACCAGAAGAGATTTGTTGGAAGCAAGAAACGCAATGGCCGCAACCACTCAGCGgaagatgacgatgatgatgatagtGATGAGGATGTGGAACG gaTACAATCGCATGTCCTGCTTGGCcccagcagcaacaacaacagacTGCAGCGACCATCGGATCCTGTCGAAGAGGAGTACTCACCCAAGTCACCACCCGTAATAAAAACCAAAGCCGGCCTCTGGAAAGTGAGCGACAACCGCCATCAGACCAGCAGTAGCAGTAGTGCAAACAGCAGCAaaaacacgtcgccagccacctctggaaattcctctccGGCCAACTATGGACACATGAACGGTAATAGCGGAGGCCCTCTGGCGTCCGGTTATCAGCCGAACAACCGACAGTACAATGGCTTCAACGGCTACAACGGTAATAGTAACAACAGCCGAAATGGCAACGGAAACGACGTCGTCAATCAGCTCCATCAATACTCCCATCAAGGATACGGAGCGCCGGTTCGAAGCTGGAACGGCCAACAGACTAATATGAACCGTGAACTGTCAAATGAACGGCGGGAGGAAAGGAAGCGGCAGTTTGAAGATGATTGCGACACCGAAATGGATCGAGGTCGGACCAAGAAGGTCAAAACGCATTTTTACCATCAACAGCAacgacagcagcagcagagtcaaAACCCGTTCCAGATGCATCAAATGATGAACGGTGGAAACGGTGCCAACAACAATGTCAACCGAAAATGGAATAACAACAACCAAttcggagggaaattctttcagaatcgGGGAGGAAACTACTACCAAAACGGGAATCATCCCCGGAACCACAACGGGTTTCGTAATGGGCGTCACGGACGCAATGGATTTTATAATAAGTCTCATCACCATCATCAGCGCGACAAATTTTAA